Proteins from a genomic interval of Mycobacterium conspicuum:
- a CDS encoding TIGR04282 family arsenosugar biosynthesis glycosyltransferase codes for MIPVTLLVVAKAPEPGRAKTRLAATVGDRVAAEIAAAALLDTLDAVVAAPVAARVVALTGDLDGAAGAAEIRDRLEAFTVIEQRGDGFADRLANAHADAADGYPVLQIGMDTPQVTAELLAGCADRLLQTPAVLGLAIDGGWWVLGVRTPAAAECLRGVPMSQPDTGELTLKALRDNGIEVTPVQQLADLDVIDDVAAVRDACAPDSRFARVTRAAGL; via the coding sequence TTGATACCGGTGACGCTGCTGGTGGTTGCCAAGGCGCCGGAACCCGGCCGGGCCAAGACGCGGCTGGCCGCCACGGTCGGCGATCGGGTCGCCGCCGAGATCGCGGCCGCCGCGTTGCTCGACACCCTGGACGCGGTGGTCGCCGCGCCGGTGGCCGCGCGGGTGGTGGCGCTCACCGGCGACCTCGACGGCGCCGCGGGGGCGGCCGAGATCCGGGATCGGCTCGAGGCGTTCACCGTGATCGAACAGCGCGGCGACGGCTTCGCCGACCGGCTCGCCAACGCGCACGCCGACGCGGCCGACGGTTACCCGGTGCTGCAGATCGGGATGGACACCCCGCAGGTGACCGCCGAACTGCTGGCCGGTTGCGCGGACCGGCTGCTACAGACGCCGGCGGTGCTCGGGTTGGCGATCGACGGCGGCTGGTGGGTGCTCGGGGTGCGCACGCCCGCGGCCGCCGAGTGCCTGCGCGGTGTCCCGATGTCGCAGCCCGATACCGGAGAGCTCACGCTAAAAGCCTTGCGGGACAACGGTATCGAGGTGACGCCGGTGCAGCAGCTGGCCGACTTGGATGTTATCGACGACGTCGCCGCGGTGCGCGACGCCTGCGCGCCCGACAGTCGGTTCGCCCGGGTCACGCGCGCCGCCGGTCTCTGA
- a CDS encoding glycosyltransferase family 2 protein, whose product MSDAVTVVLPCLNEEESLPGVLATMPAGYRALVVDNNSTDDTAAVARRHGAQVVAEQRPGYGAAVHAGVVAATTPIVAVIDADGSMDAADLPRLVEALDGADMVIGRRRPAPGLHWPWVARVGTMVMSWRLRTRHGLPVHDIAPMRVARREALLDLGVEDRRSGYPLELLVRAAAAGWRVVELDVSYGPRTGGKSKVSGSLRGTITAVLDFWKVIS is encoded by the coding sequence ATGTCGGACGCTGTCACGGTGGTGCTGCCCTGCCTCAACGAGGAGGAGTCGCTGCCGGGCGTGCTAGCGACCATGCCCGCCGGTTATCGCGCGCTGGTCGTCGACAACAACAGCACCGATGACACCGCCGCGGTCGCCCGCCGCCACGGCGCCCAGGTGGTTGCCGAGCAGCGGCCCGGGTACGGCGCCGCGGTGCACGCGGGTGTCGTCGCCGCGACGACGCCGATCGTGGCGGTCATCGACGCCGACGGCTCCATGGACGCCGCCGACCTGCCGCGGCTGGTCGAGGCGCTCGACGGCGCCGACATGGTCATCGGGCGGCGGCGGCCGGCGCCCGGCCTGCATTGGCCGTGGGTCGCCCGGGTGGGCACCATGGTGATGAGCTGGCGACTGCGCACCCGCCACGGCCTGCCGGTACACGACATCGCGCCGATGCGGGTGGCCCGGCGGGAGGCGCTGCTGGATCTGGGCGTCGAGGATCGACGGTCGGGATACCCGCTGGAGCTGCTGGTCCGCGCCGCGGCCGCCGGCTGGCGCGTGGTTGAGCTCGACGTCAGCTACGGCCCCCGGACCGGCGGCAAGTCGAAGGTCAGCGGTTCGCTGCGGGGCACCATCACCGCGGTCCTGGATTTCTGGAAGGTCATTTCTTGA
- the ccsB gene encoding c-type cytochrome biogenesis protein CcsB, producing MNTLHVNLGLARYSDWAFTSAVVALVVALLLLAFELAYVGGRRVDSRALALAGAPKNVAADSATPGVVQDVGARPFDERVGRAGLAVVYLGIGLLLTCVVLRGLATMRVPWGNMYEFINLTCLSGFVAGAIVLRRPQYRPLWVFLLLPVLVLLAVSGRWLYTNAAPVMPALQSYWLPIHVSVVSLGSGVFLVAGIASILFLLRTSRLGEPDQADNQANEVSRLARMVQRLPDAQTLDRIAYRTTIFAFPVFGFGVIFGAIWAEEAWGRYWGWDPKETVSFVAWVIYAAYLHARSTAGWRDRRAAWINVAGFVAMVFNLFFVNLVTVGLHSYAGVG from the coding sequence ATGAACACGCTGCACGTCAACCTCGGCCTGGCGCGCTACTCCGACTGGGCATTCACCTCGGCCGTGGTGGCGCTGGTGGTCGCGCTGCTACTGCTGGCCTTCGAGCTGGCCTACGTCGGCGGTCGCCGCGTCGACAGCCGCGCGCTCGCGCTGGCCGGTGCGCCGAAAAATGTCGCGGCCGACAGCGCGACGCCCGGCGTCGTGCAGGACGTCGGGGCGCGGCCGTTCGACGAGCGCGTCGGACGTGCCGGGCTGGCGGTGGTCTACCTCGGCATCGGGCTGCTGCTGACCTGCGTCGTGCTGCGCGGCCTGGCCACCATGCGGGTGCCCTGGGGCAACATGTACGAGTTCATCAACCTGACCTGCCTGAGCGGGTTCGTGGCGGGCGCGATCGTGTTGCGCCGCCCGCAGTACCGCCCGCTGTGGGTGTTCCTGCTGCTGCCGGTGCTGGTGCTGCTCGCGGTGTCCGGGCGGTGGCTCTACACCAACGCCGCCCCGGTGATGCCGGCGCTGCAGTCCTATTGGCTGCCCATTCACGTGTCGGTGGTGAGCCTGGGTTCCGGGGTGTTCCTGGTCGCCGGCATCGCCAGCATCCTGTTCCTGCTGCGCACCTCGCGGCTGGGCGAGCCCGATCAAGCCGACAACCAGGCAAACGAAGTCAGCCGGCTGGCCCGCATGGTGCAGCGTTTGCCCGACGCGCAGACCCTGGACCGGATCGCCTATCGGACGACGATCTTCGCGTTTCCGGTGTTCGGTTTCGGGGTAATTTTCGGGGCGATCTGGGCCGAAGAGGCCTGGGGCAGGTACTGGGGTTGGGATCCCAAGGAGACCGTGTCGTTCGTCGCATGGGTGATCTATGCGGCCTATCTACATGCCAGGTCGACCGCGGGATGGCGAGACAGGAGAGCGGCGTGGATCAACGTCGCGGGATTCGTGGCGATGGTCTTCAATCTGTTCTTCGTTAACCTGGTGACCGTGGGCCTGCATTCATACGCGGGCGTGGGCTGA
- a CDS encoding APC family permease, whose translation MNEPALQRRLGTADAVVIGLGSMIGAGVFSAFGPAARAAGADLLIGLLLAAIIAYCNATASAQLAAVYPTSGGTYVYGRERLGPWWGFIAGWGFVIGKTASCAAMALTFASYAIPGPQWVQRITAIAAVVALAALNYRGVTKTAVLARILVACTLIALTAFVVGVALAKPSHVSVGGWPIASVYGVLQSAGLLFFAFAGYARIATIGEEVRDPTRTIPRAISIALAIAVAIYLMVGVAALVAAGPERLARAAAPLTEAARAVGAGALVPVLAVGGALASLGALLALVAGLGRTALAMARNRDLPSWLAAVHPRHRVPHHAEVALAVVVCVLVATVDLRGVIGFSSFGVLVYYAIANAAAFTLPGVRRWHRVRDGFGVAGCLLLVVTLPWQSALAGLGMFAVGIAGRVFLLAVRDRRRA comes from the coding sequence ATGAACGAACCAGCCCTGCAGCGTCGGCTCGGCACGGCCGACGCCGTGGTGATCGGTCTGGGATCGATGATCGGCGCCGGGGTGTTCTCGGCGTTCGGCCCGGCGGCCCGGGCGGCCGGCGCCGACCTGCTGATCGGCCTTCTGCTCGCCGCGATCATCGCGTACTGCAACGCCACCGCCTCGGCGCAGCTGGCCGCGGTCTACCCCACCTCGGGCGGCACCTACGTCTACGGGCGCGAGCGCCTGGGCCCGTGGTGGGGCTTCATCGCCGGCTGGGGATTTGTGATCGGCAAGACCGCCTCGTGTGCGGCGATGGCGCTGACCTTCGCGAGCTACGCGATCCCGGGTCCCCAGTGGGTGCAGCGAATCACCGCGATCGCCGCCGTGGTGGCGCTGGCCGCGCTGAACTACCGCGGGGTCACCAAGACCGCGGTGCTGGCCCGAATCCTGGTGGCGTGCACGCTGATTGCGCTGACCGCGTTCGTGGTGGGGGTCGCGCTGGCCAAGCCGTCGCACGTCAGCGTCGGCGGCTGGCCGATCGCGTCGGTGTACGGCGTGCTGCAGTCGGCCGGGTTGCTGTTCTTCGCGTTCGCCGGGTATGCGCGGATCGCGACGATCGGCGAAGAAGTGCGTGACCCGACCCGGACCATCCCCAGGGCGATCTCCATCGCGCTGGCGATCGCCGTGGCCATCTATCTCATGGTCGGGGTGGCCGCGCTGGTGGCGGCGGGGCCGGAGCGGCTCGCCCGCGCCGCAGCGCCTTTGACCGAGGCGGCTCGGGCCGTGGGTGCGGGCGCCCTGGTGCCCGTGTTGGCCGTCGGGGGTGCGCTGGCCAGTCTCGGGGCGCTGCTCGCCCTGGTCGCCGGGCTCGGGCGCACCGCGCTGGCGATGGCCCGGAATCGCGACCTGCCTTCCTGGCTGGCGGCCGTTCACCCGCGTCACCGGGTGCCGCACCACGCCGAGGTCGCGCTCGCCGTGGTGGTCTGCGTGTTGGTGGCCACCGTCGACCTGCGCGGGGTGATCGGTTTCTCGTCATTCGGGGTGTTGGTCTACTACGCGATCGCCAACGCGGCCGCCTTCACGCTGCCCGGTGTTCGGCGCTGGCACCGGGTTCGCGACGGGTTCGGGGTCGCGGGCTGTCTGCTGCTGGTCGTCACCTTGCCGTGGCAATCGGCGCTCGCCGGGCTGGGGATGTTCGCCGTCGGGATCGCCGGGCGCGTATTTCTGCTCGCCGTCAGAGACCGGCGGCGCGCGTGA
- a CDS encoding DUF4229 domain-containing protein, with protein sequence MSDGPSSGSSGSSGSSATTGSRIVVDVLLYATARLALVVALSAAIYGVARLLGLGEFPLVVAVLFALIIAMPLGIWLFTPLRRRATAALAVSGDRRRREREELRARLRGETTPDETTDPE encoded by the coding sequence GTGTCAGATGGGCCGAGCTCTGGGAGCTCTGGGAGCTCTGGGAGTTCTGCGACCACTGGGAGTCGGATCGTCGTCGACGTGCTGCTCTACGCGACGGCCCGGTTGGCGCTGGTGGTCGCGCTCAGCGCCGCGATCTACGGGGTGGCGCGGCTGCTGGGGCTCGGCGAATTTCCGCTCGTCGTGGCGGTCTTGTTCGCGCTGATCATCGCGATGCCGCTGGGCATCTGGCTGTTCACCCCGCTGCGACGGCGCGCCACCGCCGCGCTTGCCGTCAGCGGCGACCGGCGCCGTCGGGAACGCGAAGAACTGCGGGCCCGGCTGCGCGGCGAGACGACACCGGACGAGACAACCGACCCGGAGTGA
- a CDS encoding NAD-dependent epimerase/dehydratase family protein yields the protein MRVLLTGAAGFIGSRVGATLRAAGHDVVGVDVLLPAAHGPDTVLPEGCRQVDMRDADALAPLLAGVDLVCHHAAMVGAGVDAADAPAYGGHNDYATTVLLAQMFAAGVRRLVLASSMVVYGQGHYACPDHGLVDALPRRRADLDAGVFDHRCPACGLPVTWRLVDEDVPLRPRSLYAASKTAQEHYALAWSESSGGSVVALRYHNVYGPGMPRGTPYSGVAAIFRSSIEKDEPPRVFEDGGQMRDFVHVDDVAAANLAAVNSDRGGFSAFNVCSGRPISILEVAAALSQARTGAPAPVVTGQYRSGDVRHIVADPARAEQVLGFRAAVDPRDGLREFAFAPLR from the coding sequence GTGAGGGTATTGCTCACCGGCGCAGCCGGTTTCATCGGGTCGCGGGTGGGCGCCACGCTGCGCGCGGCCGGCCACGACGTCGTCGGCGTCGACGTCTTGCTGCCCGCCGCGCACGGCCCCGACACGGTGCTTCCGGAGGGATGCCGACAGGTCGACATGCGCGACGCCGACGCCCTGGCGCCGCTGCTGGCCGGGGTCGACCTGGTGTGCCACCACGCCGCGATGGTCGGTGCCGGCGTGGACGCCGCCGACGCGCCCGCCTACGGCGGACACAACGACTACGCCACCACGGTGCTGCTGGCGCAGATGTTCGCCGCCGGGGTGCGCCGCCTGGTGCTGGCGTCGTCGATGGTGGTCTACGGGCAGGGCCACTACGCCTGCCCCGACCATGGGCTGGTCGACGCGCTGCCGCGGCGGCGCGCCGACCTCGACGCCGGCGTGTTCGACCACCGCTGTCCGGCCTGCGGGCTGCCGGTCACCTGGCGGCTTGTCGACGAGGATGTCCCGCTGCGTCCGCGCAGCCTGTATGCGGCCAGCAAGACCGCGCAGGAGCACTATGCGCTGGCGTGGTCGGAGTCGAGCGGCGGCTCGGTGGTGGCGTTGCGCTATCACAACGTCTACGGTCCCGGGATGCCGCGCGGCACGCCCTATTCCGGGGTCGCCGCGATCTTTCGCTCGTCTATCGAAAAGGACGAGCCGCCAAGGGTTTTCGAGGACGGCGGGCAGATGCGTGACTTTGTGCACGTCGACGACGTGGCCGCGGCGAACCTGGCGGCCGTCAACAGCGACCGCGGGGGCTTCTCGGCGTTCAACGTCTGCTCCGGGCGGCCGATCTCGATCCTCGAGGTTGCCGCCGCGCTGAGCCAAGCCCGCACGGGCGCCCCGGCGCCCGTCGTCACCGGGCAATACCGCAGCGGGGACGTGCGTCACATCGTCGCCGACCCCGCCCGCGCCGAACAGGTGCTGGGTTTCCGCGCGGCCGTCGATCCGCGAGATGGGTTGCGCGAGTTCGCCTTTGCGCCGCTGCGATGA
- a CDS encoding MinD/ParA family ATP-binding protein — MSDNSTTGPTSLDAPETVQSRNGVDHPTTQLPPAPEPGAEAPTRAFAGFRTEQRRPAPDARAAAPPTAPAGMPPWDSTPVTGIPRVDPAGFGGYHGGPADAPVRPVDSSYRPELVPHTPYPELSTSMLLRQVKPPPSDGWRRLLYVLSGQLINLGESPRAARYHDLVARVNRPLRGCYRVAMVSLKGGVGKTTITATLGTTFASLRGDRVMAVDASPDRGTLNQKVPLETAASVRQLLHDAKAIERYSDIRRYTSRGPSGLEVLASESDPAISEAFTADDYSRAMEILERFYGLVLTDCGTGLLHSAMSSVLDKADVLVVLSSGSIDGARSASATLDWLDAHGHEDLVRNSVAVINAVRPRSANVDMQKVVDHFARRCRAVRLVPFDPHLEEGAEINLDRLRRSTREALTELAAVVADGFPSDARPAPNSLVAAASPG; from the coding sequence GTGTCTGACAATTCGACTACCGGCCCGACCAGCCTCGATGCGCCCGAAACCGTGCAGAGCCGCAACGGCGTGGACCATCCGACCACCCAGTTGCCGCCGGCGCCGGAACCGGGCGCCGAAGCGCCGACGCGGGCCTTCGCCGGATTCCGCACCGAGCAGCGCCGCCCTGCACCCGATGCCCGGGCCGCGGCGCCGCCAACCGCGCCGGCCGGGATGCCACCGTGGGATTCCACGCCGGTCACCGGCATCCCGCGGGTCGACCCCGCGGGATTCGGCGGCTATCACGGCGGCCCGGCCGACGCGCCCGTACGCCCGGTGGACTCCTCTTACCGGCCCGAGTTGGTGCCGCACACGCCGTATCCCGAACTGTCCACCAGCATGCTGTTGCGTCAGGTCAAGCCGCCGCCGTCGGACGGCTGGCGCCGGTTGCTCTACGTGCTGTCCGGTCAGCTGATCAACCTGGGCGAGAGCCCGCGGGCCGCGCGCTACCACGATTTGGTGGCCCGGGTGAACCGACCGCTGCGGGGTTGCTACCGCGTCGCGATGGTGTCGCTGAAGGGTGGCGTCGGCAAAACCACGATCACCGCGACGTTGGGGACCACCTTCGCCTCGTTGCGCGGCGACCGGGTGATGGCGGTGGACGCCAGCCCGGACCGTGGCACCCTGAACCAGAAGGTGCCGCTGGAGACCGCGGCCAGTGTCCGCCAGCTGCTGCACGACGCGAAGGCCATCGAGCGCTACAGCGACATCCGCCGCTACACCTCGCGGGGGCCCAGCGGGCTGGAAGTGCTGGCGTCGGAAAGCGATCCGGCGATCTCGGAGGCATTCACCGCCGACGACTACAGCCGCGCCATGGAAATCCTCGAGCGGTTCTACGGCCTGGTCCTCACCGATTGCGGCACCGGACTGCTGCACTCGGCGATGTCATCGGTGCTGGACAAGGCCGACGTGCTCGTCGTGCTCAGCTCGGGATCCATCGACGGCGCGCGCAGCGCCTCGGCGACGCTGGACTGGCTCGACGCGCACGGCCACGAGGACCTGGTACGCAACTCGGTCGCGGTCATCAACGCCGTGCGGCCGCGAAGCGCCAACGTCGACATGCAAAAGGTCGTCGACCACTTCGCGCGGCGCTGCCGCGCGGTGCGGTTGGTGCCCTTCGACCCCCATCTCGAGGAGGGCGCCGAAATCAACCTGGACCGGTTGCGGCGGTCCACCCGCGAAGCGCTCACCGAGCTCGCGGCCGTGGTCGCCGACGGATTCCCCAGCGATGCGCGGCCCGCGCCGAATTCATTGGTCGCCGCGGCTAGTCCCGGCTAA
- a CDS encoding DUF7937 domain-containing protein: MSQGSDDAPTGPITGRVAPPADPPRRRILARDVTAAVLLVVALFLPWNLYFGVGIPGSRAELFAAVGLATLLSLLSLALTKLRAPLNIPYQLLVVAFVVFDVIQTIRSGGGVHVPGGVGPGAWLGIAGSLLAAHPDERSRSAPIIGYASIVLASLSTAFHLCWRVHYALQGGSGLGEQNLAVIATAVVYGAVALAAVLVASRWLPRSTEASRLATSALGASTLLAGILVWLLPVGRDIDAFHGIAQNTSTAGVGYEGYLAWAAGAAIFAPGALMAKRGTAAASAWSAAARKALLLIAVWCLGSVLMRLTDLAVAVALNYPYSRYDTLTLAAFDLATGVLAIWLRVNLANRAVSRRLTTSLCGLLCTLGIARVILGVVLAPRFQEPPTGGGWANPVYGNDLAQQITSTFDVVLCGLALSILAAAVISGRRGPTTRRPRAAHTRTAKPPTPEPATTRIPTRPGGDAPTAVSARPAGSPRIFRGDDSATRQIHLPPAPKPRIYRPPHDPS; the protein is encoded by the coding sequence GTGAGCCAAGGCAGCGACGACGCGCCTACCGGTCCCATCACGGGGCGGGTCGCACCACCCGCCGACCCGCCGCGCCGCCGGATCCTCGCCCGCGACGTGACCGCCGCGGTACTGCTCGTCGTCGCGCTGTTCCTGCCGTGGAACCTGTATTTCGGGGTCGGCATCCCGGGCAGCCGGGCGGAGCTCTTCGCCGCCGTGGGCCTGGCGACACTGCTGTCCTTGCTTTCCCTCGCGCTGACCAAGCTGCGCGCACCGCTGAACATCCCCTACCAGTTGCTGGTGGTCGCCTTCGTCGTGTTCGACGTGATCCAAACGATCCGATCCGGCGGCGGCGTGCACGTGCCCGGTGGTGTCGGACCGGGGGCGTGGCTGGGGATCGCCGGTTCGCTATTGGCCGCGCACCCCGATGAGCGGTCCCGGTCCGCACCGATCATCGGCTACGCCTCGATCGTCCTCGCATCGCTGAGCACCGCATTCCATTTGTGCTGGCGGGTGCACTACGCGTTGCAGGGCGGGTCCGGTCTCGGCGAGCAGAACCTCGCGGTCATCGCGACGGCGGTGGTGTACGGCGCGGTGGCATTGGCGGCCGTCCTCGTCGCATCCCGGTGGCTGCCGCGCAGCACCGAGGCGTCCCGCCTGGCGACCAGCGCGCTCGGCGCCTCGACCCTGCTCGCCGGGATACTGGTGTGGCTGCTTCCCGTCGGCCGCGACATCGACGCGTTCCACGGCATCGCGCAGAACACCTCGACGGCCGGCGTCGGGTACGAGGGCTATCTGGCCTGGGCCGCGGGTGCGGCGATCTTCGCGCCCGGCGCCTTGATGGCGAAGCGCGGCACCGCCGCCGCCAGTGCCTGGTCGGCGGCGGCCCGAAAAGCGTTGCTGCTCATCGCCGTATGGTGTCTGGGGTCGGTGCTGATGCGGCTCACCGACCTCGCCGTCGCGGTAGCATTGAACTACCCGTACTCGCGCTACGACACCCTGACCCTGGCCGCGTTCGACCTGGCCACCGGGGTACTCGCGATCTGGCTTCGGGTCAACCTGGCCAACCGGGCGGTGTCGAGGAGGCTGACCACGTCGCTGTGCGGACTGCTGTGCACGCTCGGCATCGCACGGGTGATCCTGGGTGTCGTGCTGGCCCCACGGTTCCAGGAGCCCCCCACCGGCGGCGGGTGGGCCAACCCCGTCTACGGCAACGACCTCGCCCAGCAGATCACCAGCACCTTCGATGTGGTGTTGTGCGGGCTGGCGCTGAGTATCCTTGCCGCCGCGGTCATTTCGGGTCGGCGCGGCCCGACAACCCGAAGGCCGCGCGCCGCACACACCCGCACCGCGAAGCCGCCGACCCCGGAGCCGGCGACGACGCGCATCCCGACCCGACCGGGCGGGGACGCACCCACCGCCGTGTCGGCACGGCCCGCCGGATCACCCCGCATCTTCCGCGGCGACGACTCCGCCACCCGCCAGATCCACCTCCCCCCGGCGCCGAAACCCAGGATCTACCGGCCGCCGCACGACCCGTCGTAG
- a CDS encoding 1,4-dihydroxy-2-naphthoate polyprenyltransferase encodes MATFAQWISGARPRTLPNAVAPVIAGTGAAAWLHAAVWWKALLALAVALALIVGVNYANDYSDGIRGTDDERAGPLRLVGSKLASPRSVLAAAIISLSVGAGAGLALALLTAPWLIAVGAACIAGAWLYTGGSKPYGYAGFGEVAVFVFFGLVAVLGTQYTQALRVDWVGAVLAVSTGALSSAVLVANNLRDIPTDAQSGKVTLAVRLGDARTRVLYQALLATAGVLTLVLMVAAPLCAVGLVAMPLAVRAAGPVRSGRGGPELIPVLRDTGLAMLVWAILVATALALAGPLGI; translated from the coding sequence GTGGCCACATTCGCGCAGTGGATCTCCGGCGCGCGTCCACGCACCTTGCCCAACGCCGTGGCACCCGTCATCGCCGGCACCGGCGCCGCGGCGTGGCTGCACGCGGCGGTGTGGTGGAAGGCGCTGCTGGCGCTGGCGGTCGCGCTCGCGTTGATCGTCGGCGTCAACTACGCCAACGACTACTCCGACGGCATCCGCGGCACCGACGACGAGCGCGCCGGCCCGCTGCGCCTGGTGGGCTCGAAGCTGGCTTCCCCGCGGTCGGTGCTGGCCGCCGCGATCATCAGCCTGAGCGTCGGCGCGGGAGCCGGGCTGGCGCTGGCGCTGCTGACCGCGCCGTGGCTGATCGCCGTCGGCGCCGCGTGCATCGCCGGGGCCTGGCTGTACACCGGCGGGTCGAAGCCCTACGGCTATGCCGGCTTCGGCGAGGTCGCGGTGTTCGTGTTCTTCGGCCTGGTCGCGGTGCTGGGCACCCAGTACACCCAGGCGCTGCGGGTGGACTGGGTGGGGGCGGTGCTGGCGGTGTCGACCGGGGCGCTGTCGTCGGCGGTGCTGGTAGCCAACAACCTGCGCGACATCCCCACCGACGCGCAGTCGGGCAAGGTCACCCTCGCGGTGCGCCTGGGCGACGCCCGCACCCGGGTGCTCTACCAAGCGCTGCTGGCGACCGCCGGCGTGCTGACCCTGGTGCTGATGGTGGCGGCGCCGCTATGTGCCGTCGGATTGGTGGCCATGCCGCTCGCCGTGCGCGCGGCGGGGCCGGTGCGCTCCGGGCGCGGCGGCCCGGAGCTGATCCCGGTGCTGCGCGATACCGGGCTGGCGATGCTGGTGTGGGCGATCCTGGTGGCGACCGCTTTGGCGCTGGCCGGGCCGCTCGGGATCTGA
- the fabH gene encoding beta-ketoacyl-ACP synthase III, with protein sequence MSQIATSSGPKNVGLLSVGSYRPERVVSNEEICRNIDSSDEWIFSRTGIKTRRFAADDESAASMATEACRRALSIAALDPAEIDGVIVTTNTHFLQTPPAAPMVAAALGAKGVLGFDISAGCAGFGYAVGAAADMIRGGAAAKMLVVGTEKLSPTIDMRDRGNCFIFADGAAAVVVGETPVQGIGPLVAGSDGEQADAIRQDIDWITFAQNPSGPRPFVRLEGPAVFRWAAFQMGDVGRRALDAAGVGPDQIDVFVPHQANSRINELLAKTLELRPDTVIANDIEQTGNTSAASIPLAMAQLLETGAAKPGDLALLIGYGAGLTYAAQVVRLPPGLG encoded by the coding sequence ATGAGTCAGATCGCCACGAGCAGTGGGCCGAAGAACGTCGGCTTGCTCAGCGTCGGGTCATACCGGCCCGAACGCGTGGTCAGCAACGAAGAGATCTGCCGCAACATCGATTCGTCCGACGAGTGGATTTTCTCCCGCACCGGCATCAAGACCCGCAGATTCGCCGCCGACGACGAATCGGCGGCGTCCATGGCAACCGAGGCCTGCCGGCGCGCGTTGTCGATCGCCGCGCTTGATCCGGCCGAGATCGACGGCGTGATCGTCACCACCAACACCCATTTCCTGCAGACGCCCCCGGCCGCCCCGATGGTCGCAGCGGCGCTGGGCGCCAAGGGGGTCCTCGGGTTCGACATCTCGGCCGGGTGCGCCGGGTTCGGGTATGCGGTGGGCGCCGCGGCCGACATGATCCGGGGCGGGGCCGCCGCCAAGATGCTGGTGGTCGGCACCGAGAAGCTGTCCCCCACCATCGACATGCGCGACCGCGGCAACTGCTTCATCTTCGCCGACGGTGCGGCCGCGGTGGTGGTGGGCGAGACACCCGTGCAGGGCATCGGGCCCCTCGTGGCGGGCAGCGACGGCGAACAGGCCGACGCCATCCGCCAAGACATCGACTGGATCACGTTCGCGCAAAACCCAAGTGGCCCACGCCCATTCGTGCGGCTGGAGGGTCCCGCGGTGTTTCGTTGGGCCGCATTCCAAATGGGCGACGTCGGGCGGCGGGCGCTGGACGCGGCCGGGGTCGGACCCGATCAGATCGACGTGTTCGTCCCGCACCAGGCCAACAGCCGCATCAACGAGCTGCTGGCCAAGACCCTCGAGTTGCGCCCGGATACGGTGATCGCCAACGACATCGAGCAGACCGGAAACACCTCGGCGGCCTCCATTCCCCTGGCGATGGCCCAACTACTGGAAACCGGGGCGGCCAAGCCCGGCGACCTGGCCCTGCTGATCGGTTACGGCGCCGGCCTGACGTACGCCGCGCAGGTGGTCCGGCTGCCGCCCGGGCTCGGCTGA
- a CDS encoding S-methyl-5'-thioadenosine phosphorylase: MHHNGLVLGVIGGSGFYTFFGSDSRDVHVETPYGDPSAAVTVGTVGEHEVAFLPRHGAQHEYSAHTVPYRANMWALRKLGVRRVFAPCAVGSLTHELGPGTVAVPDQLVDRTRGRADTYFDSGAIHVDFADPYCPTLRAAATGQPGVVDGGTMVVIQGPRFSTRAESRWFASAGFTLVNMTGYPEAVLARELEICYAAIALVTDLDAGIDVGEGVKAVDVFAQFEQHMELLKNLVRDAIARVAIQRTCTHCLAHTGVTLPLELP, from the coding sequence ATGCACCACAATGGGCTAGTGCTTGGAGTGATCGGCGGTAGCGGCTTCTACACCTTCTTCGGTTCCGATAGCCGCGACGTGCACGTCGAAACCCCGTACGGCGACCCCAGCGCCGCCGTCACGGTGGGCACCGTGGGGGAGCACGAGGTCGCGTTCCTGCCCCGCCACGGCGCGCAGCACGAGTACTCGGCGCACACCGTGCCGTATCGCGCCAACATGTGGGCGCTGCGCAAGCTGGGCGTGCGGCGGGTCTTTGCCCCGTGCGCGGTCGGCAGCCTGACCCACGAGCTCGGCCCGGGCACCGTGGCCGTGCCCGACCAACTGGTCGACCGCACCCGCGGCCGCGCCGACACCTATTTCGATTCCGGAGCCATCCACGTCGACTTCGCCGACCCGTATTGCCCGACGCTGCGGGCGGCCGCGACCGGTCAGCCCGGTGTGGTGGACGGCGGCACCATGGTGGTGATCCAGGGGCCGCGGTTCTCCACCCGGGCCGAAAGCCGCTGGTTCGCCTCGGCCGGGTTCACGCTGGTGAACATGACCGGTTATCCGGAGGCGGTGCTCGCCCGTGAGCTCGAAATATGCTATGCGGCAATCGCTTTGGTGACCGATCTGGATGCCGGCATCGACGTCGGCGAGGGGGTGAAGGCCGTCGACGTGTTCGCTCAGTTCGAGCAGCACATGGAGCTGCTGAAAAATTTGGTCCGCGACGCGATCGCTCGGGTGGCGATCCAGCGCACCTGCACACACTGCCTGGCGCACACCGGCGTCACGCTGCCGTTGGAGCTGCCGTGA